A single window of Onychomys torridus chromosome 8, mOncTor1.1, whole genome shotgun sequence DNA harbors:
- the Ube2l3 gene encoding ubiquitin-conjugating enzyme E2 L3 isoform X2, with protein MAASRRLMKDNPPYDKGAFRIEINFPAEYPFKPPKITFKTKIYHPNIDEKGQVCLPVISAENWKPATKTDQVIQSLIALVNDPQPEHPLRADLAEEYSKDRKKFCKNAEEFTKKYGEKRPVD; from the exons gacaACCCTCCGTACGACAAGGGGGCCTTTAGAATTGAAATCAACTTTCCAGCAGAGTATCCATTCAAACCACCCAAGATCACATTTAAAACCAAGATCTATCACCCTAACATTGATGAGAAGGGGCAGGTCTGTCTGCCGGTAATTAGTGCTGAAAACTGGAAGCCAGCCACCAAGACTGACCAAG TAATCCAGTCCCTCATAGCACTGGTGAATGACCCCCAGCCTGAGCACCCACTCCGGGCTGACCTAGCTGAAGAATACTCTAAGGACCGTAAAAAATTCTGTAAGAATGCTGAAGAGTTTACAAAGAAATATGGGGAAAAGCGACCTGTGGACTAA